One genomic window of Neisseria sp. oral taxon 014 str. F0314 includes the following:
- a CDS encoding neutral zinc metallopeptidase, with product MDWRGRPESTNVEDRRGSGSGGGKTPGIIGIIVLLVGAYYGVDLSGLVGTAGLGTGTVRQSSLTQEEEKELAKMSKVVLADTEATWRSYFSEKLGKTYTPARMVFYTGGTHTSCGAGQAAMGPFYCPGDRSVYLDLSFYDDMRKKLGASGEAAFAYVIAHEVGHHVQNLLGILPEVNKIRQNAGQTQANALSVKLELQADCFAGVWGHYAANKKMLKTEDIQQAMTAAESVGDDRLQQNAQGYVVPDSFTHGSSADRMAWLKRGLESGDIGRCDTFTAN from the coding sequence ATGGATTGGCGCGGACGCCCTGAAAGTACCAATGTTGAAGACCGCAGGGGCAGCGGAAGCGGCGGCGGGAAAACGCCCGGCATCATCGGTATCATCGTTCTCCTGGTCGGTGCATATTACGGCGTTGATTTGTCGGGCTTGGTCGGCACGGCCGGCCTCGGCACCGGAACCGTCCGACAAAGCAGCCTCACCCAAGAGGAAGAAAAAGAACTCGCCAAAATGTCCAAAGTCGTGCTGGCGGATACCGAAGCCACATGGCGCAGCTACTTCTCGGAAAAACTCGGCAAAACCTACACACCGGCCAGAATGGTCTTTTACACAGGCGGTACGCACACTTCCTGCGGCGCGGGCCAGGCGGCGATGGGGCCGTTTTACTGCCCGGGCGACCGCAGCGTTTACTTGGACCTGTCGTTTTACGACGATATGCGCAAAAAACTGGGAGCATCGGGCGAAGCGGCTTTTGCCTATGTAATTGCGCACGAAGTCGGCCACCATGTCCAAAACCTGCTCGGCATCCTGCCCGAAGTCAATAAAATCCGCCAAAACGCAGGTCAAACGCAGGCCAACGCCCTTTCGGTCAAACTCGAATTGCAAGCCGACTGCTTCGCAGGCGTCTGGGGGCATTACGCCGCCAACAAAAAAATGCTGAAAACCGAAGACATCCAACAGGCGATGACCGCGGCCGAATCCGTCGGCGACGACCGCCTCCAGCAAAACGCGCAGGGTTACGTCGTGCCCGACAGCTTCACCCACGGCTCGTCCGCCGACCGCATGGCATGGCTCAAGCGCGGTTTGGAAAGCGGCGACATCGGCCGGTGCGATACTTTTACCGCAAACTGA
- a CDS encoding phosphomannomutase/phosphoglucomutase: MATISREIFKAYDIRGIVGKTLTNEAAYLIGKAIAAKAAAQNIGKIALGRDGRVSGPELMEHIQRGFTDSGIDVLNVGMVATPMLYYAAINECGGSGVMITGSHNPPDYNGFKMMLGGDTLAGPVIQELLAAIEADRFTQPATKGSVTEKDISVEYRNYIVGHVKLKRPMKIIIDTGNGVGGAFAGALYRALGNEVTELFSEVDGTFPHHHPDPSKPKNLQDLIAALKNSDAEIGLAFDGDADRLGVVTKDGNIIYPDRQLMLFSQDVLSRNPGAKVIFDVKSTRLLAPWIKEHGGEPIMEKTGHSFIKSTMKKTGALIAGEMSGHVFFKERWFGFDDGMYAGARLLEILSAFDNPTEVLDNLPQSISTPELNIDLPEGSNGHQVIEELAAKAKFEGATEIITIDGLRVEFPDGFGLMRASNTTPILVLRFEADSDEAIGRIQNQFKAVIESNPALKWPL; encoded by the coding sequence ATGGCAACAATCTCCCGTGAAATCTTCAAAGCCTACGACATCCGCGGCATAGTCGGCAAAACCCTGACCAACGAAGCTGCCTACCTTATCGGCAAAGCCATCGCCGCCAAAGCCGCCGCACAGAACATCGGCAAAATCGCCCTCGGCCGCGACGGCCGCGTCAGCGGCCCCGAGCTGATGGAGCACATCCAGCGCGGCTTTACCGACAGCGGTATCGACGTGCTCAACGTCGGCATGGTTGCCACCCCGATGCTCTACTACGCCGCCATCAACGAATGCGGCGGCAGCGGCGTGATGATTACCGGCAGCCACAACCCGCCCGATTACAACGGCTTCAAAATGATGCTCGGCGGCGACACGCTGGCCGGTCCGGTCATTCAGGAACTCTTGGCCGCCATTGAAGCCGACCGCTTCACCCAGCCGGCAACCAAAGGCAGCGTTACCGAAAAAGATATTTCCGTAGAATACCGCAACTACATCGTCGGACACGTCAAACTCAAACGCCCGATGAAAATCATCATCGACACCGGCAACGGCGTGGGCGGCGCGTTTGCAGGCGCGCTCTACCGCGCGCTGGGTAACGAAGTAACCGAACTGTTCAGCGAGGTGGACGGCACTTTCCCGCACCACCATCCCGACCCGTCCAAACCGAAAAACCTGCAAGATTTGATTGCCGCGCTGAAAAACAGCGATGCAGAAATCGGCTTGGCTTTTGACGGCGATGCCGACCGTTTGGGCGTCGTCACCAAAGACGGCAACATCATTTACCCCGACCGCCAACTGATGCTGTTCTCCCAAGACGTATTGAGCCGCAATCCGGGCGCGAAAGTCATCTTCGACGTCAAATCCACCCGTCTGCTCGCACCGTGGATTAAAGAACACGGCGGCGAACCCATCATGGAAAAAACCGGCCACAGCTTCATCAAGTCCACCATGAAAAAAACCGGCGCGCTGATTGCCGGCGAAATGAGCGGACACGTCTTCTTCAAAGAACGCTGGTTCGGCTTCGACGACGGCATGTACGCCGGCGCGCGCCTCTTGGAAATCCTGTCTGCCTTCGACAACCCGACCGAAGTGTTGGACAACCTGCCGCAAAGTATTTCCACGCCCGAACTCAACATCGACCTGCCCGAAGGCAGCAACGGCCATCAGGTTATCGAAGAACTCGCCGCCAAAGCCAAATTCGAAGGCGCGACCGAAATCATCACTATCGACGGCCTGCGCGTAGAATTCCCCGACGGTTTCGGCCTGATGCGCGCCTCCAATACCACGCCGATTTTGGTGTTGCGCTTCGAGGCGGATTCCGACGAAGCCATCGGGCGGATTCAAAACCAGTTCAAAGCGGTAATCGAAAGCAATCCCGCGCTGAAATGGCCGCTGTAA
- the rlmJ gene encoding 23S rRNA (adenine(2030)-N(6))-methyltransferase RlmJ has protein sequence MLSYRHAFHAGNHADILKHFILFLTLEYFNRKDKPYWYVDTHSGAGLYDLTGGEAQKVGEYRQGIGRLQQAEKLPQELSEFAGRLKTILPQDNLYCGSPWLAQAMTRSDDKLRLFELHPADFRHLQNNMREASLGRRGQITQADGYQGLISLLPPPTRRAVVLIDPPYEEKQDYRRVVHTLKDALKRFESGCYMVWYPCLSREESRELPEQLQKLAPENHLHAQLHVCTPRADGFGMHGSGMFVINPPYLLAGQLQTNLPVLAGILAQDSGAHYVLDYRIK, from the coding sequence ATGCTCAGTTACCGCCACGCCTTCCATGCCGGCAATCACGCCGATATACTCAAACACTTCATCTTGTTTTTAACGCTTGAGTATTTCAACCGCAAAGACAAACCCTATTGGTATGTCGACACCCACAGCGGTGCGGGACTGTACGATTTGACCGGCGGCGAGGCCCAGAAAGTCGGCGAATACAGACAAGGCATCGGAAGGCTGCAACAGGCGGAGAAGCTGCCGCAAGAATTGTCCGAGTTCGCAGGCCGTCTGAAAACCATCCTGCCGCAGGACAACCTGTATTGCGGTTCGCCGTGGCTGGCACAGGCCATGACGCGCAGCGATGACAAGCTGCGCCTGTTTGAGCTGCACCCCGCCGATTTTCGGCATCTGCAAAACAATATGCGCGAAGCAAGTCTGGGACGACGCGGACAGATAACGCAGGCCGACGGCTACCAAGGACTGATTTCCCTACTGCCGCCGCCGACCCGCCGCGCCGTGGTGCTGATTGACCCGCCCTATGAAGAAAAACAAGATTACCGGCGCGTCGTCCATACCCTGAAAGACGCGCTGAAGCGGTTTGAGTCTGGTTGCTATATGGTTTGGTATCCTTGTCTCAGCCGCGAAGAAAGCCGGGAACTGCCCGAGCAACTGCAAAAACTCGCGCCAGAAAACCACCTGCACGCCCAACTTCACGTTTGCACGCCGCGCGCGGACGGCTTCGGTATGCACGGCAGCGGCATGTTCGTCATCAACCCGCCCTACCTGCTGGCCGGACAGTTGCAAACCAACCTGCCCGTGCTGGCCGGAATCCTGGCGCAGGACTCCGGCGCACATTATGTTTTAGACTACCGGATTAAATAA
- a CDS encoding molybdenum cofactor biosynthesis protein MoaE, producing the protein MQTLIRIQTADFDLQEEYRGLLARSGNTGAVAAFVGLVRDRDTDVPLSSLFLEHYLEVTENEIAGIVRTASQRWPLEACTVVHRVGELGPDEQIVLVLAAAAHRKAAFAAAEFIMDYLKTEAPFWKKETFSDGLERWVEAKQSDKEAVEKWSGTQ; encoded by the coding sequence ATGCAAACGCTTATCAGGATACAGACGGCTGATTTCGATTTGCAGGAGGAATACCGCGGGCTGCTTGCCCGAAGCGGCAATACCGGCGCGGTGGCGGCGTTTGTCGGGCTGGTGCGCGACCGCGACACCGATGTGCCGCTGTCTTCGTTGTTTCTGGAACATTATCTCGAAGTAACGGAAAACGAAATTGCCGGAATCGTCCGGACGGCTTCGCAACGCTGGCCGCTTGAGGCTTGCACCGTCGTCCACCGTGTCGGCGAACTGGGGCCCGACGAGCAGATTGTGCTGGTGCTGGCGGCGGCGGCGCACCGCAAAGCCGCGTTTGCCGCGGCGGAATTTATTATGGACTATCTGAAAACCGAAGCCCCTTTTTGGAAAAAAGAAACCTTTTCAGACGGCCTCGAAAGATGGGTCGAGGCCAAACAAAGCGATAAAGAAGCAGTGGAGAAATGGAGCGGCACGCAATGA
- a CDS encoding patatin-like phospholipase family protein: protein MIKKILRPYAKPALLAATAALLSACSLVRYQPIATINKIDLNSGYRFETDRQSQNNADGDDTYIVLMFSGGGTRAAALGYGVLEQLNRQKVNIGGREKTLMQNVDVVIGVSGGSVLAAYFALHGQDTIPSFDRRFLRLNFQKLMTKQVFSFANLPRLTSPEFGRGDLLQEQFETHLFGKATFADLEKRRKGPFAIISATDMGLGERINFTQEYFDLMCTNLGNLRIARAVAASSAVPMVFAPVTLNNNGGNCNYSPPKDTAQAAVSGQNAQQNKTRQEYVTRYRRYDSKTRPYIHLLDGGLTDNLGMRSLLDMADVYSSSMLMRRMTDHNIRRVVIISVNARNRINSDIDTKAAVPGFRNVLSSIVDIPIDRYSQESLRRLRAFADKWNEDNRNADDSKKIALSFVSLSLDDLPKSELRNDVLNIPTSFYLPPDDIAKLRTAAAILMKQSPEYKKLLEDLSAKPNKAAIYQETAALPRTVSQSELDEINNPKAGADNGGNSDNDGK from the coding sequence ATGATTAAAAAAATCCTCCGTCCTTATGCCAAACCGGCATTACTCGCCGCAACCGCCGCGCTGCTTTCTGCCTGTTCGCTGGTGCGTTACCAGCCCATAGCCACCATCAACAAAATCGATTTGAACAGCGGCTACCGCTTTGAAACCGACCGCCAAAGCCAAAATAATGCCGACGGCGACGACACTTATATCGTATTGATGTTTTCCGGCGGCGGCACACGGGCGGCCGCCTTGGGCTACGGCGTCTTGGAACAGCTCAACCGGCAAAAGGTAAACATCGGCGGCAGGGAAAAAACCCTGATGCAGAATGTAGACGTGGTCATCGGCGTATCGGGCGGCTCGGTGCTGGCCGCCTATTTCGCGCTGCACGGGCAGGACACCATTCCCTCGTTCGACCGCCGCTTCCTGCGGTTGAATTTCCAAAAGCTCATGACCAAACAGGTTTTCTCGTTTGCCAACCTGCCCCGCCTGACTTCGCCGGAATTCGGCCGCGGCGACCTGCTGCAAGAGCAGTTTGAAACCCATCTTTTCGGCAAAGCCACTTTCGCCGACTTGGAAAAACGCCGCAAAGGGCCGTTTGCCATCATTTCCGCCACCGACATGGGCTTGGGGGAACGCATCAATTTCACGCAGGAATATTTCGACCTGATGTGTACCAATCTGGGCAATTTGCGCATTGCACGCGCCGTCGCGGCATCCAGCGCCGTACCGATGGTATTCGCGCCGGTTACGCTCAACAACAACGGCGGCAACTGCAACTACAGCCCGCCCAAAGATACCGCCCAAGCCGCCGTGTCCGGCCAGAATGCCCAGCAGAATAAAACTCGGCAGGAATACGTTACCCGCTACCGCCGGTACGACAGCAAAACCCGCCCCTACATCCACCTGCTCGACGGCGGTCTGACCGACAACCTCGGTATGCGCAGCCTGCTGGATATGGCCGACGTCTATTCCAGCAGTATGCTGATGCGCCGGATGACGGACCACAATATCCGCCGCGTCGTCATCATCAGCGTCAACGCCCGCAACCGCATCAACAGCGACATCGACACCAAAGCCGCCGTCCCCGGCTTCAGAAACGTCCTCAGCTCGATTGTCGACATTCCCATCGACAGATATTCCCAAGAATCCCTGCGCCGCCTGCGCGCCTTTGCCGACAAGTGGAACGAAGACAACCGCAACGCAGACGACAGCAAAAAAATCGCCCTGTCGTTTGTCAGCCTGAGTTTGGACGACCTGCCGAAATCCGAGTTGCGCAACGACGTGCTGAACATTCCGACCAGCTTCTACCTGCCGCCGGATGACATCGCCAAACTGCGCACCGCCGCCGCCATCCTGATGAAGCAGTCCCCCGAATACAAAAAACTGCTCGAAGACTTGTCCGCCAAGCCGAATAAAGCCGCAATCTATCAAGAAACCGCCGCCCTGCCGCGCACTGTGTCCCAAAGCGAACTGGACGAAATCAACAACCCGAAAGCCGGTGCAGACAACGGCGGAAACTCCGACAACGACGGCAAATAA
- the folB gene encoding dihydroneopterin aldolase, translated as MDKVFLRGMKAETLIGVYGWEREHVQTLLLDLDIGVSEKAALSDDIGETVHYGDVCEAVRASLREQDFLLLEVLAEHVADLILRDFGALWVRVRIVKPGILPDVKEVGVEIERGAPR; from the coding sequence ATGGATAAAGTCTTTTTACGCGGCATGAAGGCCGAGACTTTAATCGGCGTATACGGCTGGGAGCGCGAACATGTGCAGACGCTGCTGCTCGACTTGGACATCGGCGTGTCCGAAAAGGCCGCGTTGTCGGACGACATCGGCGAAACCGTACATTACGGCGACGTGTGCGAGGCCGTGCGCGCCAGCCTGCGCGAGCAGGATTTCCTTTTGCTGGAAGTGCTGGCCGAACACGTTGCCGACCTGATATTGCGCGATTTCGGCGCGCTGTGGGTGCGGGTGAGGATTGTGAAGCCCGGCATACTGCCGGACGTGAAGGAAGTGGGCGTGGAAATCGAACGCGGAGCGCCGCGTTGA
- the glp gene encoding gephyrin-like molybdotransferase Glp, giving the protein MIDFETALAQLLDGCECRLKSRRLPLAAAANRILAQPLYAQYPAPMFDNSAMDGYAVCSTDGSLREFAVVGRVQAGDAAAVPLREGEAVRIFTGAPLPGNTTAVVMQEQAEAEGGRLKVKAEIKAGQNMRLKAEEIQVGQELLAAGCKLDAAALGLAASQGFAEVEVYEPLKVLVFSTGNELAEPGRPLSDGLIYDANRYQLLAWLQSLGMEVADGGIIPDDLAQTEALLKDAAQRFDAVITSGGASVGEADYLKQAVENVGVLTTRSIAIKPGKPFGWGRVGTAAVFVLPGNPVAAFVTAHMLLAPALGKLSGRSGTAPYLPQITAKAAFGTRKAIKRREFLRVVLSRNGQGETVAELLPNQGSAMLATCAKAEALCEVPAMEVVNEGDNVRLHLLPR; this is encoded by the coding sequence ATGATTGATTTTGAAACCGCGCTGGCGCAACTGCTCGACGGTTGCGAATGCCGTCTGAAAAGCCGCCGCCTGCCGCTGGCGGCTGCCGCCAACCGTATTCTCGCGCAGCCGCTGTATGCGCAGTATCCCGCGCCGATGTTTGACAACAGTGCGATGGACGGCTACGCCGTGTGCAGCACCGACGGCAGCCTGCGCGAGTTTGCCGTCGTCGGCCGCGTTCAGGCCGGTGATGCCGCCGCCGTGCCGTTAAGGGAAGGCGAAGCCGTGCGCATCTTTACCGGTGCGCCGCTGCCCGGCAACACCACCGCCGTCGTGATGCAGGAGCAGGCCGAAGCGGAGGGAGGCCGTCTGAAAGTCAAGGCGGAAATCAAGGCGGGGCAGAACATGCGGCTTAAAGCCGAAGAAATCCAAGTCGGGCAGGAGCTGCTTGCCGCAGGCTGCAAACTCGATGCCGCCGCATTGGGGCTGGCGGCATCGCAGGGGTTTGCCGAAGTGGAGGTATACGAGCCGCTCAAAGTGCTGGTGTTTTCCACCGGCAACGAGTTGGCCGAACCCGGCCGGCCGCTTTCAGACGGCCTGATTTACGACGCCAACCGCTACCAGCTTTTGGCATGGTTGCAGTCGCTGGGAATGGAGGTGGCGGACGGCGGCATCATTCCCGACGATTTGGCGCAGACCGAAGCGTTGCTCAAAGATGCCGCGCAGCGGTTCGACGCCGTTATCACCAGCGGCGGCGCGTCGGTGGGCGAGGCCGATTATCTGAAGCAGGCCGTTGAAAACGTCGGGGTGCTGACCACCCGCTCCATCGCGATCAAACCCGGCAAACCGTTTGGCTGGGGACGGGTCGGCACTGCGGCGGTATTCGTGTTGCCGGGCAATCCCGTTGCCGCCTTCGTTACCGCGCATATGCTGCTGGCGCCGGCGTTGGGCAAGCTGTCCGGCAGGTCGGGCACGGCGCCATACCTGCCGCAAATCACCGCCAAAGCCGCGTTCGGCACCCGAAAAGCCATCAAACGCCGCGAGTTCCTGCGCGTGGTTTTGAGCCGCAACGGGCAGGGGGAGACCGTTGCCGAACTGCTGCCCAACCAAGGCAGCGCGATGCTGGCGACCTGCGCGAAGGCGGAAGCATTGTGCGAAGTGCCCGCTATGGAAGTCGTCAACGAAGGCGATAACGTCAGGCTGCATCTGCTGCCGCGCTAA
- a CDS encoding MoaD/ThiS family protein, with protein sequence MITILYFGVLKQRLGVAQEQVAWGGGTGRELLHLLQRRGGAWAEALEEDRIFRLAIDKQIVGWDVQIPDGAEVGLLPPVTGG encoded by the coding sequence ATGATTACCATCTTATATTTCGGTGTGTTGAAACAGCGGCTGGGGGTTGCGCAGGAGCAGGTGGCATGGGGGGGCGGCACGGGTCGAGAACTGCTGCATCTTTTGCAGCGGCGCGGCGGCGCGTGGGCCGAAGCCTTGGAAGAAGACAGGATTTTCCGGCTGGCGATCGATAAGCAAATCGTCGGTTGGGACGTGCAGATTCCCGACGGGGCGGAAGTCGGCCTGCTGCCGCCGGTAACGGGGGGCTGA
- a CDS encoding NUDIX hydrolase, with the protein MDLKETKVGSEPIYEGSFVSISRDTVRLANGNESKRIVIRHPGAASVLAETENGEIVLVRQWRYAVGEAVLELPAGKLDVAGEDPAECALRELAEETPYTADSVKLLHTFYTAVGFCDEKMYLYQAQGVRLGSTLSNDEDEITETVLMNREAVKAALENDEIHDAKTLVGLQYWLMHTK; encoded by the coding sequence ATGGATTTAAAAGAAACCAAAGTCGGCAGCGAACCGATTTATGAAGGCAGCTTCGTCAGTATCAGCCGCGATACCGTCAGACTGGCCAACGGCAACGAAAGCAAACGTATCGTCATCCGCCATCCCGGGGCGGCCAGCGTATTGGCGGAAACGGAAAACGGCGAAATCGTGCTGGTGCGCCAATGGCGTTACGCGGTGGGTGAGGCCGTATTGGAACTGCCTGCGGGCAAGCTGGACGTGGCCGGCGAAGATCCCGCCGAATGCGCACTGCGCGAACTGGCCGAGGAAACGCCGTACACCGCCGACAGTGTAAAACTGCTGCACACTTTCTATACCGCAGTCGGTTTCTGCGACGAAAAAATGTACCTCTACCAAGCCCAAGGCGTGCGTTTGGGCAGCACCTTGAGCAATGATGAAGACGAAATCACCGAAACCGTGCTGATGAACCGCGAAGCAGTCAAAGCCGCGCTGGAAAACGACGAAATCCATGACGCGAAAACACTGGTCGGGCTGCAATACTGGCTGATGCACACTAAATAA
- the mobA gene encoding molybdenum cofactor guanylyltransferase MobA: MRIYALIMAGGMAKRMDGADKGLVLWHGKPLIDHVIDRIKPQVGHIAVSANRNLEEYTKRTPHVFSDSRQWQGLGPLVALCTAANDLQLATADWLLIVPCDTPKLPADLVEQFVAVAKRTPLCNAFYAETSGHQQYSVMFIRPQILQSAVPYLYTGQRTLRGWLQQQRARSVAFGSEENFANYNTPQDLEQPL, encoded by the coding sequence ATGAGGATTTACGCACTGATTATGGCCGGCGGAATGGCCAAGCGCATGGACGGGGCGGACAAAGGGCTGGTGCTGTGGCACGGCAAACCGCTCATCGACCACGTCATCGACCGCATCAAGCCGCAGGTCGGCCACATCGCCGTCAGCGCCAACCGCAACCTTGAAGAATATACCAAACGCACGCCGCATGTGTTTTCCGATTCGCGCCAGTGGCAGGGGCTGGGCCCGCTGGTGGCGCTGTGTACCGCCGCCAACGATTTGCAGCTGGCCACCGCCGACTGGCTGCTGATTGTGCCTTGCGACACGCCGAAACTGCCTGCGGATTTGGTGGAGCAGTTTGTCGCCGTCGCCAAGCGCACGCCGCTGTGCAACGCCTTTTACGCCGAAACCTCCGGCCACCAGCAATACAGCGTGATGTTCATCCGCCCGCAGATTCTGCAAAGCGCCGTGCCCTACCTTTATACGGGGCAGCGCACCCTGCGCGGCTGGTTGCAGCAGCAGCGCGCCCGTTCGGTGGCATTCGGTTCGGAAGAAAATTTCGCCAACTACAACACCCCGCAGGATTTGGAGCAACCGCTATGA
- the plsY gene encoding glycerol-3-phosphate 1-O-acyltransferase PlsY: MFNLSAVIASYLIGSLSFAVIVSKCYGMADPRTYGSGNPGATNVLRSGKKKAAALTLLGDALKGVFAVAAARLLQDNLGLSDGIIAIAAVAVLAGHMWPVFFGFKGGKGVATALGVLLALSWPTALICAAVWLVMAFGFKVSSLAALTATVISPLIAYFFMPHGSWVAATAIIAALVLYRHKSNIENLLQGKEGKIGDKAEN, encoded by the coding sequence ATGTTCAATCTGTCGGCAGTCATCGCTTCTTACCTGATCGGCTCTTTGTCGTTCGCCGTCATCGTGTCGAAATGTTACGGCATGGCCGACCCGCGCACCTACGGCTCGGGCAACCCCGGCGCCACCAACGTGCTGCGCAGCGGCAAAAAGAAAGCGGCCGCGCTCACCCTGCTCGGCGACGCGCTCAAAGGCGTATTTGCCGTCGCGGCGGCAAGGCTGCTGCAAGACAATCTCGGCCTTTCAGACGGCATCATCGCGATTGCGGCCGTAGCGGTTTTGGCGGGACATATGTGGCCGGTGTTCTTCGGCTTTAAAGGCGGCAAGGGCGTAGCCACCGCGCTGGGTGTGCTTTTGGCGTTGTCGTGGCCGACCGCGCTAATCTGCGCGGCAGTCTGGCTGGTGATGGCTTTCGGTTTCAAAGTGTCGTCGCTGGCGGCGCTCACGGCAACCGTGATCAGCCCGCTTATCGCGTATTTTTTCATGCCGCACGGCTCATGGGTTGCCGCCACCGCCATCATCGCCGCGCTGGTGCTCTACCGCCATAAAAGCAATATCGAAAACCTGCTCCAAGGCAAAGAGGGCAAAATCGGCGATAAGGCGGAAAATTAG
- a CDS encoding response regulator transcription factor — MSIKIILIDDHTLFRSGIKALLSRQSDFEVIGEAADGFTGIKLVEQMRPDIVLLDLDMPVMNGRETLAQILSSNPQQTVVMLTVSEDNDDLTECMRIGARGFLLKNINADFLLDSIRKAVDGDNVFSPEMTTRLVQSLISPASPRADHLLSTLTPREMEILGYLAAGHSNKVIARHLELAESTIKVHVQNILRKLNLSSRVQAAVYAVQHKVPQPEGV, encoded by the coding sequence ATGAGCATCAAAATCATCTTAATCGACGACCACACATTATTCCGCAGCGGCATCAAAGCCCTGCTGTCGCGCCAAAGCGACTTCGAGGTCATCGGCGAAGCCGCCGACGGCTTTACCGGCATCAAACTGGTCGAGCAGATGCGTCCCGACATCGTCCTGCTCGACCTCGACATGCCCGTTATGAACGGCCGCGAAACGCTGGCGCAGATACTCAGCAGCAACCCGCAGCAAACCGTCGTGATGCTGACCGTATCCGAAGACAACGACGATTTGACCGAATGTATGCGCATCGGCGCGCGCGGTTTCCTGTTGAAAAACATCAATGCCGACTTCCTGCTCGACAGCATCCGCAAAGCCGTTGACGGCGACAATGTGTTCTCGCCCGAAATGACCACCCGCCTCGTCCAATCCCTGATTTCCCCCGCCTCGCCGCGCGCCGACCACCTGTTGTCCACCCTCACCCCGCGCGAAATGGAAATCCTCGGCTACCTCGCCGCCGGACACAGCAACAAAGTCATCGCCCGCCATCTCGAACTGGCCGAATCCACCATCAAAGTGCATGTGCAGAATATCTTGCGCAAGCTCAACCTCAGCAGCCGCGTACAAGCCGCCGTATATGCCGTGCAGCACAAAGTTCCGCAGCCGGAAGGGGTATAG